In a genomic window of Xenopus laevis strain J_2021 chromosome 5S, Xenopus_laevis_v10.1, whole genome shotgun sequence:
- the paqr8.S gene encoding membrane progestin receptor beta, with amino-acid sequence MTTAILECISTLSISVQQLRRLPRFLEGSTTKMPLTVKDSDVPRLFREPYIQTGYRPMDQDWKYYFFSLFQKHNESINVWTHLLVALAVVLRVVAFVEAGFLSLNIISFPLYLYVLASLTYLMCSTLAHLLQSKSELDHYTFYFMDYVGVSTYQYGSALAHYYYSSNQAWYDEAWYFFLPGAAFLGWLSCVGCCYAKYCYKRPYPVMRKILQVVPAGLAYILDISPVVHRIVTCQIEGCTDKAIWFHSLQFIFFIIGAYFFSCPVPEKYFPGSCDFIGHGHQIFHVFLGLCTLSQLEALFIDYQTRNELFSARYSSIDTLVNCASFFLLIFCSAFTAVYARRRIKDKLARKEL; translated from the coding sequence ATGACTACCGCAATCCTTGAATGTATCAGCACCCTCTCCATCAGCGTCCAGCAGCTGCGCCGCCTTCCAAGGTTCCTAGAAGGCAGCACCACCAAGATGCCCTTGACCGTTAAGGATTCAGATGTGCCCCGTCTCTTCCGGGAACCCTATATCCAGACAGGATATCGACCGATGGACCAAGACTGGAAGTATTACTTCTTTAGTCTATTTCAGAAGCACAACGAGTCCATCAACGTGTGGACACATCTCTTGGTGGCCCTGGCTGTGGTTCTTCGGGTGGTTGCCTTTGTGGAGGCCGGCTTTCTTTCTCTGAATATCATATctttccctttatatttatacGTGCTAGCCTCACTCACCTATCTCATGTGCAGCACCCTGGCTCATCTGCTCCAGTCCAAGTCAGAGCTGGATCATTACACCTTCTACTTCATGGATTATGTAGGAGTAAGCACTTACCAATATGGCAGTGCTTTGGCTCACTACTACTACAGTTCCAACCAAGCTTGGTATGACGAGGCCTGGTACTTCTTCTTACCAGGAGCTGCTTTCTTAGGTTGGCTGTCTTGTGTCGGTTGCTGCTATGCTAAATACTGTTATAAAAGGCCCTATCCGGTGATGAGGAAAATATTACAGGTTGTCCCAGCTGGTCTAGCGTACATCTTGGACATAAGCCCCGTTGTCCACCGGATAGTTACCTGTCAAATAGAAGGCTGCACAGACAAGGCCATCTGGTTCCACTCTCTGCAATTTATATTCTTCATCATCGGAGCCTATTTCTTTTCATGCCCTGTCCCAGAAAAATATTTCCCAGGTTCCTGTGATTTCATAGGTCACGGCCACCAGATTTTCCACGTGTTCCTTGGCCTCTGCACCCTCTCCCAGTTGGAGGCACTTTTTATAGATTACCAGACCAGGAATGAGCTTTTTTCTGCCAGATACAGTTCCATCGACACCTTGGTGAATTGTGCCTCGTTCTTCTTgctcatattttgcagcgcttTCACTGCCGTTTATGCACGGAGAAGAATCAAGGACAAGTTGGCCAGGAAAGAACTGTAA